From one Balaenoptera acutorostrata chromosome 6, mBalAcu1.1, whole genome shotgun sequence genomic stretch:
- the IDNK gene encoding probable gluconokinase isoform X2, which produces MKMAKGIPLNDQDRIPWLCNLHDILQRDVASGQHVILACSALKKVYRDILIQGKDGARLKCDESGKEEKLAEVKLLVVHLTGSFEVISGRLLKRKGHFMSPELLQSQFDTLEPPSAPENFIQISVDKNLSEIIATIMETLK; this is translated from the exons GACAGGATTCCATGGCTCTGCAACTTGCATGACATTTTACAAAG agatgTAGCCTCTGGACAGCATGTAATTCTTGCCTGTTCAGCTCTGAAGAAAGTATACAGAGACATCTTAATACAAGGAAAAGATGGTGCACGTCTGAAGTGTGATGagtcaggaaaggaagaaaagctggCTGAAGTGAAGCTCCTTGTGGTCCATCTGACTGGGTCGTTCGAGGTCATCTCTGGACGCTTACTCAAAAGAAAAGGGCATTTTATGTCCCCTGAGTTATTGCAGTCCCAGTTTGATACTCTGGAGCCCCCATCAGCTCCAGAAAATTTCATCCAAATCAGTGTGGACAAAAATCTTTCAGAGATAATTGCTACAATTATGGAAACTCTAAAATGA